The Devosia sp. MC521 genome has a segment encoding these proteins:
- a CDS encoding ABC transporter substrate-binding protein: protein MKKFAVVAAMATAFLGSTAAYAVDLEVTHWWTSAGEAAAVSEFAKIFEAETGNKWVDSALAGSGTGANPVIISRIIGGNPMGATMMNTGRDAEELIQAGLMRDLTDIVADMDIESFYVDPTQLEPCKYEGGLYCLPVNIHSWDWLWLSTKAYEKIGQPVPTNWDEYVASWPALQEAGILPFGLATGWPINGVPGVLMAGIGGADLVLKINRDKDPEAVRSPEFRKVAEAMDSLRKVTAPETMVPSFGDVGNQLLAGEAAGNIHGDWLAGDLQIAGGVPGVDYECLPGLGLGTQLTGGGDSFYFPKLPEGTSQEVLDAQADLARLLISPEAQLKFNMVKGSMPIRTDIDLSGANACMKKAIDLLGNGLLPSGDFSLSSDTQQQLQDLDLEFFADENITVDDYIERRAEIVAQAD from the coding sequence ATGAAGAAGTTCGCAGTGGTTGCCGCTATGGCAACCGCTTTCCTCGGCTCGACTGCTGCTTACGCTGTTGATCTTGAAGTCACCCACTGGTGGACTTCCGCTGGTGAAGCGGCAGCGGTCTCCGAATTCGCCAAGATTTTTGAAGCTGAAACCGGCAACAAGTGGGTCGATAGCGCCCTTGCTGGTTCGGGCACTGGCGCAAACCCAGTCATCATTTCCCGCATCATCGGTGGCAACCCAATGGGCGCGACCATGATGAACACCGGCCGTGACGCTGAAGAGCTGATCCAGGCTGGCCTGATGCGCGACCTGACCGACATCGTCGCCGACATGGACATCGAAAGCTTCTATGTCGATCCGACCCAGCTTGAGCCATGCAAGTACGAAGGCGGTCTCTACTGCCTGCCAGTCAACATCCACTCGTGGGATTGGCTCTGGCTCTCCACCAAGGCTTACGAAAAGATTGGTCAGCCAGTTCCAACCAACTGGGACGAATACGTAGCGTCCTGGCCTGCTCTGCAGGAAGCCGGCATTCTGCCATTCGGTCTCGCAACCGGCTGGCCGATCAACGGCGTACCAGGCGTTCTGATGGCTGGTATCGGTGGTGCTGATCTGGTTCTCAAGATCAACCGCGACAAGGACCCAGAAGCTGTGCGTTCGCCAGAGTTCCGCAAGGTTGCGGAAGCTATGGACTCGCTCCGTAAGGTCACTGCACCAGAAACCATGGTTCCGTCCTTCGGCGACGTTGGCAATCAGCTCCTCGCTGGTGAAGCTGCTGGTAACATCCACGGTGACTGGCTCGCTGGCGACCTGCAGATCGCAGGCGGCGTACCAGGCGTAGACTATGAATGCCTTCCAGGCCTCGGCCTTGGCACTCAGCTCACCGGCGGTGGCGACAGCTTCTACTTCCCTAAGCTCCCAGAAGGCACTTCTCAGGAAGTTCTTGATGCACAGGCAGATCTTGCTCGCCTGCTCATCTCTCCAGAAGCTCAGCTGAAGTTCAACATGGTCAAGGGCTCCATGCCGATCCGTACCGACATCGACCTGTCGGGCGCGAACGCTTGCATGAAGAAGGCCATCGACCTGCTCGGCAATGGCCTGCTGCCATCGGGTGACTTCTCGCTCTCGAGCGACACCCAGCAGCAGCTGCAGGATCTCGATCTCGAGTTCTTCGCCGATGAAAACATCACTGTTGATGACTACATCGAGCGCCGTGCCGAAATCGTCGCTCAGGCTGACTAA
- a CDS encoding LacI family DNA-binding transcriptional regulator produces MSEHRKTPTIQDVALAAQVSTATVSRALSHPDRVSETTRAKVADAIHVTGYTLNLAARSLRQRTTKTILVALPDIRNGFFSSILDAIEREATARGYGVLIANLYIGAESAMQLQSYLLSNRADGLLLLDGSLDARTLQILTSEPHAIPLVVACEEIMNAGFHTVLTDNAQSADRATQHLIDLGHKRIGHLLGPESNVVAKERLKGFLAAMKRADLPVSPEWLLRGNFEMDSGFGAASRFASLSERPTAVFAANDESAIGFMSGLRRHGILCPRDISIIGYDDLDVAAHYTPALTTIRQPRQTLGRMAAETLIDMLEDGYTKRGQLRIVLNSELIVRESTSHPQADA; encoded by the coding sequence GTGTCTGAGCATAGAAAAACACCTACAATTCAAGATGTTGCCCTAGCAGCGCAAGTATCGACTGCCACTGTGAGCCGCGCTTTATCTCACCCAGATCGGGTGAGTGAGACCACGCGTGCAAAAGTTGCTGATGCGATCCATGTAACCGGTTACACCCTCAATTTAGCGGCCCGCTCGCTGCGGCAAAGGACTACCAAGACTATATTAGTTGCACTTCCGGATATCAGAAACGGCTTCTTCTCGTCTATTCTGGATGCAATTGAGCGCGAGGCCACGGCCCGCGGATACGGCGTTTTAATTGCCAATCTCTACATCGGCGCCGAGAGTGCTATGCAATTGCAAAGCTATTTGCTTTCCAATCGCGCCGACGGCCTTTTGCTGTTGGATGGGTCGCTCGACGCGCGGACTCTGCAAATTCTGACCTCAGAACCGCATGCAATTCCCCTTGTGGTCGCCTGCGAGGAGATCATGAACGCAGGGTTCCACACGGTGCTCACCGACAATGCGCAGTCTGCTGACCGCGCCACCCAGCATTTAATCGATCTTGGCCACAAACGGATTGGGCACCTGCTCGGACCTGAGAGCAATGTTGTCGCCAAGGAGCGGCTCAAGGGATTTCTGGCAGCGATGAAGCGTGCAGATCTGCCAGTGTCGCCAGAGTGGCTGCTGCGCGGCAATTTTGAAATGGACAGCGGGTTCGGCGCGGCATCACGCTTTGCTTCGCTGTCTGAGCGCCCGACGGCCGTGTTCGCAGCCAATGACGAATCGGCGATCGGGTTCATGTCCGGCTTGCGTCGACACGGCATCCTCTGCCCGCGCGATATTTCCATTATCGGCTATGACGATCTCGACGTGGCGGCGCACTATACCCCTGCCCTGACGACGATAAGACAGCCACGGCAAACGCTGGGCCGGATGGCCGCAGAAACGCTGATCGACATGCTGGAAGACGGCTACACCAAGCGCGGACAGCTGCGTATTGTGTTGAACTCGGAGCTCATTGTTCGGGAAAGCACCAGTCACCCACAGGCAGACGCGTGA
- a CDS encoding acyltransferase, translated as MTAPSTQEKQPTLLGLHLLRGLCAIAVMFYHYLHEAGVGTFHAVGTYGVYIFFALSGYALTYVYGEKRLNGRSLGNFFVSRVFRILPLYFVVATYQLYMLRATPGIWEKYLLNVTMFFGLATPGATSMVPGGWSIGIEAVFYLMFPLILCISNLRALAGMLLFAAFINHVMTAWSYTTPVIDNQWMAYTQAPTFLVYFIGGALLARLRPRIVEFMLQHKKLSSLLPPILAIIIVAMFFIPSAMSISRQEIILGLPAKIMIMASLLVIAIASLLELRSRMEALALFLGEISYSLYLLHYPVWYRVQMHVNADLGIQALLAIVVSLVLATLTYRYFEKPMRDLKYLPAFRSRLAPTD; from the coding sequence ATGACTGCACCAAGCACCCAAGAGAAACAGCCAACACTTTTGGGTCTGCACCTCCTACGAGGGCTCTGCGCTATTGCAGTAATGTTCTACCACTACCTTCACGAGGCTGGCGTCGGAACTTTTCACGCAGTCGGCACCTACGGAGTGTATATATTCTTCGCGCTTTCGGGCTATGCTTTGACATACGTCTATGGCGAAAAGCGCCTTAATGGGCGAAGCCTCGGGAATTTCTTCGTTTCGCGAGTGTTTCGAATTCTGCCACTGTATTTTGTTGTGGCTACATATCAACTCTATATGCTCCGAGCCACGCCCGGGATTTGGGAAAAATACCTGTTAAACGTCACTATGTTCTTCGGGCTAGCCACACCAGGAGCAACCTCTATGGTTCCTGGCGGGTGGAGTATCGGCATCGAAGCAGTATTTTATCTAATGTTCCCGCTGATACTCTGCATCAGCAACCTTCGCGCCCTGGCGGGGATGCTCTTGTTTGCCGCCTTTATCAATCATGTTATGACCGCGTGGAGCTACACAACTCCAGTTATAGACAATCAATGGATGGCCTACACTCAGGCTCCCACGTTTCTTGTATATTTCATCGGCGGGGCCCTGCTTGCTAGACTGAGACCGAGGATTGTAGAGTTTATGCTCCAGCATAAGAAACTTTCCTCATTATTGCCTCCAATCTTAGCGATCATTATTGTCGCCATGTTCTTTATTCCGTCCGCAATGTCCATTTCTCGCCAGGAAATAATTTTAGGGCTGCCAGCCAAAATAATGATCATGGCGAGTTTGCTTGTGATCGCCATAGCTTCTTTATTAGAATTGCGGTCTCGGATGGAAGCATTGGCGCTTTTTCTAGGCGAAATCAGCTATTCGCTTTACCTGCTCCACTACCCGGTCTGGTATCGCGTGCAAATGCACGTAAACGCGGACTTGGGGATCCAAGCATTGCTAGCGATAGTAGTCAGTCTGGTTTTAGCTACGTTGACCTATCGATACTTCGAGAAACCAATGCGGGACCTCAAATACCTTCCAGCTTTCAGATCCCGATTAGCACCGACAGATTAG
- a CDS encoding sugar ABC transporter permease: protein MADIAVQTAEEGRDVARPGLLRKTFRKNLPAKIAALPMIATVLVVFVGCTIWTIYYSFTNSKLLPTGKFVGFDQYDRLFATSRWNISVTNLMTYGAMSLVLTLVLGFLLAVLMDQKIRFESAFRTIMLYPFALSFIVTGLVWQWIMNPTLGLQGAMRDLGWANFTFDWISNPRMVLFALLIAGLWQGVGFCMVLMLAGLRGVDEEIWKAARVDGIPTWRTYISIVLPMMRGVLVTAVVLIGSGIVRLYDLVVALTNGGPGISSEVPAKYVVNYMFSGGNIGQAMAAATMMLISVMIIMIPWAYLEFGGKGKRT from the coding sequence ATGGCGGACATAGCCGTTCAAACGGCGGAGGAGGGTCGCGACGTCGCTCGACCTGGTCTCCTGCGAAAAACCTTCCGGAAAAACCTGCCCGCCAAAATAGCGGCGCTGCCCATGATCGCGACAGTTCTCGTCGTCTTCGTCGGGTGCACGATCTGGACCATCTATTATTCTTTTACCAACTCGAAGCTCCTGCCGACTGGCAAGTTCGTTGGCTTCGACCAGTATGATCGCCTGTTTGCGACCAGCCGTTGGAACATCTCGGTCACCAATCTGATGACCTATGGCGCCATGAGCCTGGTGCTGACGCTGGTACTGGGTTTCCTCTTGGCAGTTTTGATGGACCAGAAGATCCGCTTTGAAAGCGCCTTCCGCACCATCATGCTCTATCCTTTCGCTTTGTCGTTCATCGTTACTGGCCTTGTTTGGCAGTGGATCATGAACCCCACTCTCGGCCTTCAGGGCGCGATGCGCGATCTGGGCTGGGCTAACTTTACCTTCGATTGGATTTCCAATCCGCGCATGGTGCTGTTTGCGTTGCTGATCGCCGGCCTATGGCAGGGCGTTGGCTTCTGCATGGTTCTCATGCTTGCCGGTCTGCGCGGCGTTGATGAAGAAATCTGGAAGGCCGCGCGCGTCGATGGCATTCCGACCTGGCGCACTTATATCTCGATCGTTTTGCCAATGATGCGTGGCGTTCTCGTCACCGCTGTGGTGCTGATCGGCTCCGGCATCGTGCGCCTTTACGATTTGGTCGTTGCGCTCACCAATGGCGGCCCCGGTATTTCGTCCGAAGTGCCAGCCAAATACGTCGTTAACTACATGTTCTCTGGCGGCAATATCGGCCAGGCGATGGCCGCAGCCACCATGATGCTGATTTCCGTCATGATCATCATGATCCCTTGGGCCTATCTGGAATTCGGCGGGAAGGGCAAACGCACATGA
- a CDS encoding SOS response-associated peptidase family protein produces the protein MCNLYSHTSNRSAITAMVRDLTRVHSSVGNLEPQPGIFPDYPAPIVRNTAEGRELAMARWGMPSSQFALMQSAKKRSEKLEAKGQVVDFAELLRLEPDSGTTNVRNIYDPEKDKWNRHWSRWMGVENRCVVPFTSFSEFDSHTDADGKKLGDTWFALDQSRPLAFFAGIWLEGWTGVRKAKTGIEKSLDLFAFLTSSPNDVVGAIHPKAMPVILTEPDEIEMWLTAPKEIAIGLQRPLPNGALEIVAVGKKSDQ, from the coding sequence ATGTGCAACCTCTATAGCCACACCAGCAATCGTTCTGCGATCACAGCAATGGTGCGAGATTTAACCCGCGTGCATTCCAGCGTGGGCAACCTTGAGCCACAACCAGGTATCTTCCCTGACTATCCGGCGCCGATAGTGCGCAATACCGCCGAAGGCCGAGAACTCGCCATGGCTCGCTGGGGCATGCCGTCCAGCCAGTTCGCGTTAATGCAAAGCGCGAAGAAGCGCTCTGAGAAGTTGGAAGCGAAAGGTCAAGTGGTCGATTTCGCAGAATTGCTCCGCCTTGAGCCAGACTCCGGCACGACAAACGTGCGCAACATCTACGATCCTGAAAAGGACAAATGGAACCGTCACTGGTCCCGATGGATGGGCGTCGAGAACCGGTGCGTTGTCCCGTTCACCAGCTTTTCCGAGTTTGACAGCCATACGGACGCGGACGGCAAGAAGCTTGGCGACACTTGGTTCGCCCTCGACCAATCTAGGCCTCTGGCATTCTTTGCGGGGATTTGGCTTGAAGGATGGACCGGCGTTCGGAAGGCGAAGACTGGCATTGAAAAAAGCTTGGACCTCTTTGCCTTCCTCACCAGCTCACCAAATGATGTCGTGGGCGCGATCCATCCCAAAGCGATGCCGGTTATTCTGACTGAACCAGACGAAATCGAAATGTGGCTTACGGCTCCGAAAGAAATCGCTATCGGATTGCAAAGGCCCCTACCCAACGGCGCTCTTGAGATCGTCGCCGTGGGCAAGAAGTCTGATCAGTGA
- a CDS encoding D-Ala-D-Ala carboxypeptidase family metallohydrolase has product MAKVYRSWRDFPLGNWRWPNFKPEEIASNRFINGKNGPKEKAQLLVDERSMDMLQALRTMLRKPLIINSAYRTETYNAQIGGARNGYHPKGMAFDVSMANHDPEAFEAAAIEVGFRGIGHYPNSNFMHIDSRQSATVVRFKGTGKNNAWFPKSAGTFSGAEPPKETLKDIITKPEVLTGAGGVLTGAGAITQGNGPFQLALGIALVVVVCAFVAWLIAKQFTGQREV; this is encoded by the coding sequence ATGGCCAAGGTATATCGCTCCTGGCGGGATTTCCCGCTGGGCAATTGGCGCTGGCCGAATTTCAAGCCAGAGGAAATCGCCAGCAATCGCTTCATCAACGGCAAGAACGGGCCGAAGGAAAAGGCACAGCTTCTTGTCGATGAGCGCAGCATGGACATGTTGCAGGCCCTTCGCACAATGCTGCGCAAGCCGCTGATCATCAACAGCGCCTACCGTACCGAGACTTATAACGCGCAGATCGGGGGTGCGCGGAATGGCTATCACCCCAAGGGCATGGCGTTCGATGTCTCGATGGCCAACCATGATCCGGAAGCGTTTGAGGCTGCTGCTATTGAAGTTGGGTTCCGGGGCATCGGTCATTACCCCAACAGCAACTTCATGCACATCGATAGCCGCCAGAGCGCTACGGTTGTTCGGTTCAAAGGTACGGGCAAGAACAATGCTTGGTTCCCAAAGAGCGCAGGCACGTTCTCAGGGGCAGAGCCGCCCAAAGAAACCCTCAAGGACATCATCACCAAGCCGGAAGTGCTGACCGGTGCTGGCGGCGTTCTTACCGGGGCAGGGGCTATCACTCAGGGCAATGGGCCGTTCCAACTGGCGCTGGGTATCGCGCTTGTGGTGGTCGTCTGTGCTTTCGTGGCGTGGTTGATAGCAAAGCAATTCACAGGGCAGCGCGAGGTGTAA